GTTCCTCGTCGTGGGTCACCAGCAGCACCGCACCTCCACCGGCCCGAAACCTGCCGAGTACCGCCAGTACCTTTCCGACACTCTCGCGGTCCAGCGCGGAGGTCGGCTCATCGAGCAGCAACACTCGCGGTCGCGCGCTCAGGGCACGGGCCAGCACAGCGCGCTGTCGCTGCCCGCCCGAACACTCGCCGGGACGGCGCCGACCCGTCCTCTCATCGACGCCGAGTTCTCGTAGCAGCGAGTCGGCCGCGCTCAGCGATTCGCTCATCGTTCGGTTACGCAGCGTCCGTAACGGCCTGGCGATCTGATTCCGCAGCCGGATCGAGGGGTTCAACTCCAGTCGGCTGTCCTGCCCTGCCCGCTGCACTGCGCGCCACTGCTCCCGGTCGCGCTCCGCAGCATCATCGAACGAGGTAGCACTCGGCAGCTCTGCGACACTATCGCCGGTGACGAGTTCCACGGTGCCTTTGGTCAGTGGATGCAGCCCAGCGAGTGCCCGCAGCAATGTGCTCTTGCCACAGCCACTGGGCCCGACTATTGCGACGATCTCTCCGGCAGATAAGGACAGCTGCACATCATTCAGGAGGGCGCGTTTCTGCGGCGTGCACAAACGGATGCTGCGCGTGCGCAACACCTCATCACCTTCACCGTCGTACGGTGCCATTTCGAGGTCACCTTCCGGGGCCGCAAGGTCCACTCGGCGGACCGGTAGTCCTACCAGCAGCGCGTCGTCGTGGGTCACCACAATCGAGATATGGCCGTGATCGCGACGCGCGCGTAGGAGCTCTGCAACTCGTGTCCGGTTGGTTGCATCAAGCCCAGCAGTGGGCTCATCGAGCAGCAGCAAGTGCGGCTCGCCCATCAGTGCGCGAGCTATGGCAACCCGCGCCGCCTCTCCGCCGGACAGTTCTCCAGCTCGCTGGCCAAGCACCCGTTCTGACAATCCGAGTGCCGCGACGGCCTCGACGAGCCTGTGGCGCCGCACGCGGCGTCGCGAAAGCCCGTCACGCAGCACAGCGTCGACCCGCTGGCGCGGATCAAGGGTGGAAGCCGGATCCTGCGGCACAAAAGCAATCGGCCCGTCGAGCGGCCTCAGTCCACCCACGGTGGCGAGCCCGGGCGCCGGACGGCCGGCAAGCACCTCTAGGAGAGTCGTCTTTCCGCTTCCGGACGGCCCGCGCACCACCACCAATTCACCAGGCTCGATCTCCAGATCGACGGCGTTCAGCACAATCTGGCCATGGCGATCTCGCACAGTCAGTCCCGCACTGGAGGCATTCGTCGCAGCACGACGCCGCACCGCACCGCGTGTGATCGGCGGAGCCAGAAGTTCCGAGATCCGGTCGACACCAATCGCCACGGCGATACCGAGCAGAGCTAACGCGCAGGCAGGTCCTGCTACAGACCACGGGTTGAGCGCGACTCCCTTCA
The Cumulibacter soli genome window above contains:
- a CDS encoding ATP-binding cassette domain-containing protein codes for the protein MRMVRRYGLLAMVGFFLLAVAIGPLVASARASSVTETVGRPWSAPDDGSPLGLDSLGRDVLNRLLAGGAELLAGSLIIGVLAGVLGAVAALLTWRHRLGAAVLRNATGLVLAIPGVVIVLLLAVFVDVWIAVGVAMLLLGVPASARTVAMTLASLSRAGHVEAAITRGERQRSVLVREVLPAIGATVITDLGNRVIAAMQLVVAIQVIRGGDALIWSSMVMANLKGVALNPWSVAGPACALALLGIAVAIGVDRISELLAPPITRGAVRRRAATNASSAGLTVRDRHGQIVLNAVDLEIEPGELVVVRGPSGSGKTTLLEVLAGRPAPGLATVGGLRPLDGPIAFVPQDPASTLDPRQRVDAVLRDGLSRRRVRRHRLVEAVAALGLSERVLGQRAGELSGGEAARVAIARALMGEPHLLLLDEPTAGLDATNRTRVAELLRARRDHGHISIVVTHDDALLVGLPVRRVDLAAPEGDLEMAPYDGEGDEVLRTRSIRLCTPQKRALLNDVQLSLSAGEIVAIVGPSGCGKSTLLRALAGLHPLTKGTVELVTGDSVAELPSATSFDDAAERDREQWRAVQRAGQDSRLELNPSIRLRNQIARPLRTLRNRTMSESLSAADSLLRELGVDERTGRRRPGECSGGQRQRAVLARALSARPRVLLLDEPTSALDRESVGKVLAVLGRFRAGGGAVLLVTHDEELAALADRTLHVNERRVLEYAKDATLLRDPTKAAITEPPSPMERGRIAHR